From Nicotiana tabacum cultivar K326 chromosome 22, ASM71507v2, whole genome shotgun sequence, one genomic window encodes:
- the LOC107804677 gene encoding large ribosomal subunit protein uL6m: MKPQLIDKIHPMEAKFFRFLKIVGVGFKARAESEGRLLYLKLGYSHEVELSVPPAVRVFCFKPNVICCTGIDKYRVHQFAASVRSCKPPEVYKGKGIMYIDEVIKKKQGKKSK, encoded by the exons ATGAAACCACAG CTGATTGATAAAATTCATCCCATGGAAGCTAAATTCTTTCGGTTTCTCAAGATTGTTGGAGTGGGTTTCAAGGCTAGAGCAGAATCCGAGGGTCGTCTCTTGTACCTCAAGCTCGGCTACAGTCATGAGGTTGAACTGAGTGTGCCCCCTGCAGTTCGCGTGTTCTGTTTCAAACCCAATGTGATTTGCTGCACTGGGATTGACAAGTATAGGGTACATCAGTTTGCTGCTTCTGTAAGGAGCTGTAAGCCCCCTGAAGTTTACAAAGGCAAAGGTATAATGTACATTGATGAAGTGATAAAAAAGAAGCAGGGAAAGAAATCAAAGTGA